TGCGCGGCGCCGTCGTGGACCAGCAACTGGCCCTGGCATGGCGGCACCCGGAGCCCGCCGCCCTGTGGTCGATGACCGGCACCACCCGGCTGTGGGAGCGGCGCCCCCGGGACGAGGACTTCGGCGAGATCCGGATGGCCGTCGGCGAGCAGAAGCTGGGCCTGAAGCTGGCGTCGAACTCGACCAACCCCGTGGAGGACCTGGAGCCGCTCAGCGCCCACGCGTTGCGCAGCTTCATCCGCGCCTACTCGACGGTGCCGGACCAGCCCATCGCGATCTACCTGCGCGCCTGGGCCCGCGTGCTGTTCCAGGGCGACGAGGAGCGGATACGCTCCCTGGTGCGGGCGCTGCTCGCCCAGTTGGCCACCTTCCACTCGCCGGACGACGTGTGGATCACGTTCTGCGTCTCCGACGAGCGGCGCGCGGACTGGGAGTGGACGAAATGGCTCCCCCACAGCCTGCACCCGCACGACACGGACGGCGCGGGCCCGACCCGGATGACCGTCTCCGCCTGGGGCGAGCTGGAGAACCTGCTCGGCGCCGAGTTCACGGAGCGGCCGCAGTTCGACCCGGACGCGGTGCCCGGACGCGAGGAGCCGTTCACCGTGATCGTCGTGGACGGCGGGGTCATTCCGGCGGGTCACCGGCTCGACGGCCCCGGCTTCCGCAACACGGTCGTCCTGGACCTCAGCGGCGCCCTCTCCTGGCGCCCCGGCCGCATCACTCTGCGCTTCACGGTCGATGAGGACGGACTCGGCCTGGTGCGGACCGACCGCGAGCGCAAGGAGCAGGTCACCCGGCTCGGCCGGCCCGACACCTTCGGGCTCACGGGCGCGGTGTCGCTCGCGCGGCGGCTCGCCCCGTACCGCATGGGCCTGGGCTCGGCGTCGGACTCCTCCGAGCCGCTCTCCGCCAACGTGGAACTGACCACGCTGCTGGGCATACCCGACCTGCACCGCCACGAACCGAACACCCTGTGGCAGCAGCACACCGGCCCCAACCGGCTCAAGGTGCCGATCGCGGTCGGCGCGGACGGCGAGCCGGTCGAGCTGGACATCAAGGAGTCCGCCCAGGGCGGCACCGGGCCGCACGGGATGCTGATCGGCGCCACCGGCTCCGGCAAGAGCGAACTGCTGCGCACCCTGGTCCTCTCGCTCGCCCTGACGAACTCCTCGGAGACGCTCAACTTCGTCCTGGTCGACTTCAAGGGCGGTGCCACCTTCCTGGGTCTCGAGGACCTCCCGCACACCTCCGCCGTCATCACCAACCTGGCGGGCGAGGCGGCGCTGGTCGGCCGTATGCAGGACGCCCTGCACGGCGAGCTGATGCGCCGGCAGGAGCTGCTGCGGTCGGCGGGCAACTACACCTCCGCGCTGGACTACGAGAAGGCCCGCGCGTCCGGCGTCCCGCTGGAGCCGCTGCCCAGCCTGTTCGTCGTCGTCGACGAGTTCAGCGAGCTGCTGGCGGCGCACCGCGAGTTCATGGAGCTGTTCGTGATGATCGGCCGTCTCGGCCGGTCCCTCGGCGTGCACCTGCTGCTCGCCTCGCAGCGCCTGGACGAGGGCCGCATGCACCAGTTGGAGAGCCATCTCTCCTACCGGATCGGTCTGCGGACGTTCTCCGCGATGGAGAGCCGCGGCGTGCTCGGTGTGCCCGACGCCTACCAGCTGCCCTCGGCCCCCGGGAGCGGCTTCCTCAAGTCGGGCGTGGAGGCGCTGACCCGGTTCCGCGCCGCCTACGTCTCCGGCCCCTACCAGCAGCGCCGGGGCAGTGCGAACCAGGCGCGGGTAGCCAGCCAGACCGTGCCGTGGACCAGCAGTTACGTCGTGCCGCGCCAGCTTCCGGACACCCCGGAACCCGAGCCCGAGCAGCACGAGGAGACCGGTGAGACCCTGCTCTCGGTCGCCGTGGACCGCCTGCTGACCGCAGGACCGCCGGCCCACCAGGTGTGGCTGCCGCCGCTGGACCTCCCCGCCACGCTCGACCAGGTGCTGCCGCCGCTCACCCCGCACCCCGAGTACGGGTTGACGACCGACGCGTCGCATCGCGGACGGCTCACCATCCCGCTCGGCATCGTCGACCGCCCCTTCGACCAGCTGCGCGACCTGCTGACCGTCGACCTCTCGGGCGCGGGCGGGCACATCGCCATCGCGGGCGGACCGCAGAGCGGCAAGAGCACGATGGTCCGGACGATCATCACCGCGCTGGCGCTCACCCACACTCCGCGCGAGGTCCAGTTCTACTGCCTCGACTTCGGCGGCGGCACGCTCGCCGGGCTGGCCGGACTGCCGCACGTCAGCGGCGTCGCGGCACGACTGGACGCCGAGCGGGTGGGCCGTACGATCTCCGAGGTCACGACCCTGCTGGCGGAGCGCGAACGGTTCTTCCTGGACAACGGCATCGACTCGATGGCGACGTTCCGCCGCCGGCTGGCCGCCGGGGAGTTTCCGGAGCACCACCACGGCGACGTGTTCCTGGTGATCGACGGCTGGTCGACGGTGCGCCAGGACTTCGACCGGCACATCCAGACGTTCGGCGCGATCGCCGCGCGCGGTCTGAACTACGGCATCCACCTGATCGTCACCACCGCCCGCTGGGTGGAGGTGACCTCGGCGATCCGGGACCAGGCCGCGACCCACCTGGAGCTGCGGATGGGTGACCCGATGGACTCCGAGATCGACAACCGGCGCGCCGCGACCGTGCCCCGGCTGCCGGGACGCGGCCTGACCCGGGACGCCAAGCTGCACTACCTCACGGCGCTGCCGCGCATCGACGGCGTCGAGTCCGCCGACGACCTCTCCGACGGGGTGGCCGGCCTGGTGGCGGCGGTCCGCGAGAGCTGGCAGGGCCCGCCCGCTCCGCAGGTGCGGATGCTGCCGACCCGGCTCAAGCTGTCCGAACTCCCGGCGCCCAAGGGCGACTTCAAGATGCCCATCGGTTTGGAGGAAGAGCGCCTGTCGACCGTGT
This sequence is a window from Streptomyces parvus. Protein-coding genes within it:
- a CDS encoding type VII secretion protein EccC, producing the protein MILFRRPARRRGPEMPDGELNLQEPPVLPETVPDTSAVWTYLPMALMSVSMMFMFMRPGMTRGSGGFIYIALGLMVLGAAAMFIGQFMRRAAERKQKLKGERRDYLRYLTQIRRKVRGAVVDQQLALAWRHPEPAALWSMTGTTRLWERRPRDEDFGEIRMAVGEQKLGLKLASNSTNPVEDLEPLSAHALRSFIRAYSTVPDQPIAIYLRAWARVLFQGDEERIRSLVRALLAQLATFHSPDDVWITFCVSDERRADWEWTKWLPHSLHPHDTDGAGPTRMTVSAWGELENLLGAEFTERPQFDPDAVPGREEPFTVIVVDGGVIPAGHRLDGPGFRNTVVLDLSGALSWRPGRITLRFTVDEDGLGLVRTDRERKEQVTRLGRPDTFGLTGAVSLARRLAPYRMGLGSASDSSEPLSANVELTTLLGIPDLHRHEPNTLWQQHTGPNRLKVPIAVGADGEPVELDIKESAQGGTGPHGMLIGATGSGKSELLRTLVLSLALTNSSETLNFVLVDFKGGATFLGLEDLPHTSAVITNLAGEAALVGRMQDALHGELMRRQELLRSAGNYTSALDYEKARASGVPLEPLPSLFVVVDEFSELLAAHREFMELFVMIGRLGRSLGVHLLLASQRLDEGRMHQLESHLSYRIGLRTFSAMESRGVLGVPDAYQLPSAPGSGFLKSGVEALTRFRAAYVSGPYQQRRGSANQARVASQTVPWTSSYVVPRQLPDTPEPEPEQHEETGETLLSVAVDRLLTAGPPAHQVWLPPLDLPATLDQVLPPLTPHPEYGLTTDASHRGRLTIPLGIVDRPFDQLRDLLTVDLSGAGGHIAIAGGPQSGKSTMVRTIITALALTHTPREVQFYCLDFGGGTLAGLAGLPHVSGVAARLDAERVGRTISEVTTLLAERERFFLDNGIDSMATFRRRLAAGEFPEHHHGDVFLVIDGWSTVRQDFDRHIQTFGAIAARGLNYGIHLIVTTARWVEVTSAIRDQAATHLELRMGDPMDSEIDNRRAATVPRLPGRGLTRDAKLHYLTALPRIDGVESADDLSDGVAGLVAAVRESWQGPPAPQVRMLPTRLKLSELPAPKGDFKMPIGLEEERLSTVWHDFSETPHMIVVGDTESGKTNMLRMTAKAIMDRYTPAEARIMVVDYRRALVEAIPDAYRLGHAVSMDALKELIGGAARAVAARVPGPEITPARMRTCDWWDGPRLFILVDDYDMLGTSAMNAPFDPLLNHLALGYEVGLHLVVARSAAGAGRGLGEPMLRRMQEVNTPTLLLSCPPSEGFILGSVKGRNLPPGRGTRVTRRKQIQVQTAVLEDEES